The following proteins are encoded in a genomic region of Desulfosoma sp.:
- a CDS encoding PhoH family protein, whose product MLTSRIQNSVGSSETKIFGDPSLLQDLAGERNSHLKIIEKQLDVRLHVRGTHVTISGEKSHVALAQRVLDELEALLRKGYPLYASDVLYAVRILSDNPHSRLEDIFLDKVFVTSSKRVITPKSLKQKEYIEAIRTHDIVFGIGPAGTGKTYLAMAMAVSALMADQVRRIILVRPAVEAGEKLGFLPGDLAEKVNPYLRPLYDALHDMMDFEKASKLLSRGAIEVAPLAFMRGRTLNEAFVILDEAQNTTSEQMKMFLTRLGLGSKAVITGDVTQIDLPENKPSGLIEAMEILQGIRGLRFIFFSHVDVVRHRLVQDIIEAYENAEPRTPSRKTNDHR is encoded by the coding sequence TTGTTGACTTCCCGAATTCAAAACTCCGTCGGCAGCTCAGAAACCAAAATTTTCGGCGATCCGTCTCTGCTTCAGGACCTTGCGGGGGAACGCAACAGCCATCTGAAAATCATCGAAAAACAGTTGGACGTGCGGCTCCATGTGCGAGGAACCCACGTGACCATTTCCGGGGAAAAGTCTCATGTAGCCCTGGCGCAACGAGTGCTCGACGAACTGGAAGCCCTGCTCCGCAAAGGGTACCCTCTTTATGCCTCCGACGTGCTCTACGCCGTCAGAATTCTAAGCGACAACCCCCACAGTCGCCTGGAAGACATCTTTCTGGACAAAGTGTTCGTCACCTCCAGCAAGCGGGTTATCACGCCCAAAAGCCTGAAACAGAAAGAATACATCGAGGCGATTCGCACCCACGACATTGTCTTTGGCATTGGACCTGCCGGGACAGGTAAGACTTATCTGGCTATGGCTATGGCGGTCTCGGCCCTTATGGCAGACCAGGTGCGCCGCATCATTTTGGTGAGACCCGCCGTGGAAGCCGGTGAAAAATTAGGGTTTCTTCCCGGGGATTTGGCCGAAAAGGTCAACCCTTACTTGCGACCCCTCTACGATGCGCTGCACGACATGATGGACTTCGAAAAGGCTTCCAAACTCCTGTCTCGTGGTGCGATCGAAGTGGCGCCGTTGGCCTTTATGCGGGGTCGTACTTTGAACGAGGCTTTCGTCATTTTGGATGAAGCTCAGAACACCACCAGTGAACAGATGAAGATGTTTTTGACACGCCTCGGCTTGGGTTCCAAAGCGGTGATCACCGGGGATGTCACCCAAATCGATCTACCTGAAAACAAACCGTCCGGCCTCATCGAAGCCATGGAGATTCTGCAGGGCATTCGAGGCCTTCGCTTCATTTTCTTCTCCCACGTGGATGTGGTCCGCCACCGGCTCGTCCAGGACATCATCGAAGCCTACGAAAATGCCGAGCCCAGAACTCCGTCGAGAAAAACCAACGATCATCGGTAG
- a CDS encoding CvpA family protein, which produces MWWDMETMALLDWILILVLGLSLLRGLWRGAISQIFGIMGFVAGFFLAQRFGPGLGARLAAVFPSLPHPAFIAAALLFVLTWFLVALTGAWISRGLRGGGVGGTDRLLGGALGLVKGGLGVLVLVWAMAFLFPPDHHLLKDSRLLPYAQAASRFLIEAAPKSFRERMNDMSGKVPKLSPEKDAKTPESKMELKNRGENRDNPSKL; this is translated from the coding sequence GTGTGGTGGGATATGGAAACCATGGCTTTGCTGGATTGGATTCTCATTCTTGTCCTCGGTTTGTCTTTACTGCGAGGGTTGTGGCGCGGCGCGATTTCCCAAATCTTTGGCATTATGGGCTTTGTTGCAGGCTTTTTCTTGGCCCAACGTTTCGGGCCCGGTTTGGGAGCGCGGCTGGCGGCTGTTTTTCCGTCACTTCCTCACCCTGCCTTCATAGCAGCCGCCCTTTTGTTCGTGCTCACATGGTTTCTTGTGGCTCTTACCGGAGCCTGGATATCCCGAGGGCTTCGCGGCGGAGGTGTGGGAGGAACCGATCGACTGCTTGGAGGTGCTCTGGGCTTGGTCAAGGGAGGCTTAGGTGTGCTGGTGCTGGTATGGGCTATGGCTTTTCTGTTCCCTCCGGACCATCACCTTTTGAAAGACTCTCGACTTCTCCCCTATGCTCAGGCAGCTAGCCGGTTCTTGATTGAAGCGGCACCCAAGAGCTTTCGAGAGCGGATGAATGACATGTCCGGGAAGGTGCCAAAACTGTCCCCTGAAAAGGATGCTAAGACGCCGGAATCAAAGATGGAGTTAAAAAACCGTGGAGAAAACCGGGATAACCCAAGCAAACTGTGA
- a CDS encoding MazG nucleotide pyrophosphohydrolase domain-containing protein, whose product MEKTGITQANCDPNNRWDKVRHLWKIIDRLRGENGCPWDRQQTPETVQTYLIEEAHEAAAAIRAGAVDEAADELGDLLFMVLFMIHLYEEAGQCTLETVCDRIAEKMIRRHPHVFGNTSVRTAEDVRSNWEKIKEKEKKERPALGLGVPDTLPALVRASRLLSRVESPKLFGLPESRQESLLSEAVAHLTESQGADKAQVSLWVARSFLALVALARRHGVRPEDCLHAYLNQVEREAFRQDSCGTETSLNSKGPSHSKASITA is encoded by the coding sequence GTGGAGAAAACCGGGATAACCCAAGCAAACTGTGACCCCAATAACCGTTGGGATAAAGTAAGACACCTTTGGAAGATCATCGATCGCCTTCGAGGTGAAAACGGCTGCCCATGGGATCGGCAGCAAACCCCGGAGACGGTGCAAACGTACTTGATTGAAGAAGCCCATGAGGCGGCTGCAGCCATTCGAGCCGGGGCTGTGGACGAAGCTGCCGACGAGCTTGGAGACCTTCTCTTCATGGTCCTTTTCATGATCCATCTCTATGAGGAAGCCGGACAATGCACCCTCGAAACCGTCTGTGACCGAATTGCAGAAAAGATGATTCGAAGGCATCCTCATGTTTTCGGAAACACGTCTGTAAGGACCGCTGAAGATGTTCGATCCAACTGGGAAAAAATCAAGGAAAAGGAAAAAAAGGAACGTCCCGCCTTAGGGCTTGGTGTCCCTGATACTTTACCGGCACTTGTTCGAGCTTCACGGCTGCTTTCCAGAGTTGAGAGCCCGAAACTTTTCGGCTTGCCTGAGAGCCGCCAGGAATCCCTTCTTTCCGAAGCCGTCGCTCACCTGACCGAAAGTCAGGGAGCTGACAAGGCTCAGGTTTCCCTATGGGTAGCCCGCAGCTTTCTTGCGCTCGTGGCTCTGGCCAGAAGGCACGGCGTTCGCCCTGAAGACTGCCTGCACGCCTACCTGAATCAGGTGGAACGCGAGGCTTTCAGGCAAGATTCATGCGGAACGGAAACCTCTTTGAATTCAAAGGGACCTTCCCATAGCAAGGCATCAATCACCGCATGA
- a CDS encoding DnaJ family domain-containing protein, producing the protein MSNLFSIFEKIAEQRIQEAMERGEFDNLPGAGKPLSLEDDSHLPADLRIAYKILKNADCLPPELELRKEIRTTEELLAGIQDTQEKYRQMKKLNYLILKLNTMRRVSPMLEEHQVYYPKVLERLARDKDKKDT; encoded by the coding sequence ATGAGCAACCTTTTTAGCATCTTTGAAAAGATCGCGGAACAAAGGATTCAGGAGGCTATGGAACGCGGGGAATTTGACAATCTTCCCGGTGCCGGAAAACCTTTGTCCCTGGAAGATGACAGTCATCTACCAGCGGACTTGCGTATCGCTTATAAGATCCTCAAAAACGCCGACTGCCTTCCTCCCGAACTGGAATTGCGGAAAGAAATCCGGACCACAGAAGAGTTACTGGCGGGGATTCAAGACACTCAGGAAAAATACCGTCAGATGAAGAAACTCAATTATCTGATCTTGAAGCTCAATACCATGCGTCGCGTCTCGCCCATGCTGGAAGAACACCAGGTCTATTACCCCAAAGTTCTGGAGCGCTTGGCCCGAGACAAGGACAAAAAAGACACATGA
- a CDS encoding DUF1343 domain-containing protein, with protein sequence MKALGPKTVSCRFGCDVLLENPPRWVFEKRLGILSNQASVTADFVHVVDALASRGARLSALFSPQHGFFAEKQANMVESHHSSHKLYEVPIFSLYGETRQPTEAMLDAIDVLIVDLQDVGTRVYTYGTTVGLCVEALCHRSIPMVVLDRPNPIGGTRVEGNLVHSDYRSFVGRYPFPMRHGLTMGELALWVAQSQGCTDMVKVVPVQNWAREDLWPATGRPWIFPSPNMPSWETALLYPGMVLLEGTNLSEGRGTTLPFQLVGAPYLDPDRVREQMDPLALEGLVLRYVEFEPTFDKWKGEKCRGFHLHITDPQVFCPYRFGLAFLQAVFRVHRKSFQWLPPPYEYETRHLPIDILTGDSKIRKLLEDGIPILSLEQTWIEELRDYEAKRRKVLLYGKGPNGHPCLDWSTF encoded by the coding sequence ATGAAGGCGTTGGGACCGAAGACTGTATCGTGCCGATTCGGCTGTGACGTCCTTTTGGAAAATCCTCCTCGTTGGGTTTTTGAAAAACGGCTTGGGATCTTGAGTAACCAGGCGTCGGTGACGGCCGATTTCGTCCATGTGGTGGATGCTCTGGCATCCCGAGGCGCCCGCTTAAGCGCTTTGTTTTCTCCACAGCATGGATTTTTTGCGGAAAAGCAAGCCAATATGGTGGAATCCCATCATAGCAGCCACAAACTCTACGAGGTGCCCATCTTTAGTCTGTACGGGGAGACTCGACAGCCCACCGAGGCCATGCTGGATGCCATTGACGTTCTGATCGTGGACCTGCAGGACGTGGGCACTCGCGTTTACACTTACGGCACGACGGTGGGGCTCTGTGTGGAAGCGCTTTGCCATCGTTCCATACCCATGGTGGTGCTGGATCGGCCTAATCCGATCGGGGGGACTCGCGTGGAGGGCAACCTGGTGCATTCCGATTATCGATCTTTTGTAGGCCGCTATCCTTTTCCCATGCGTCATGGGCTGACGATGGGAGAACTGGCCTTGTGGGTAGCTCAAAGCCAAGGTTGTACCGATATGGTGAAAGTCGTTCCGGTGCAGAATTGGGCACGAGAGGACCTTTGGCCCGCGACAGGGCGACCCTGGATTTTTCCATCTCCCAACATGCCTTCGTGGGAAACGGCCTTGCTCTATCCCGGCATGGTTTTGTTGGAAGGCACCAATCTCAGCGAAGGACGGGGAACCACCCTGCCGTTTCAACTGGTGGGCGCGCCCTACCTGGATCCGGATAGAGTGAGAGAACAAATGGATCCTCTGGCGCTGGAGGGCCTCGTGCTTCGTTACGTAGAGTTTGAGCCGACTTTTGACAAGTGGAAGGGGGAGAAATGTCGGGGCTTTCATCTGCACATCACGGACCCCCAGGTTTTTTGCCCCTATCGGTTCGGCCTGGCTTTTCTGCAAGCCGTTTTTCGAGTTCACCGAAAATCCTTTCAATGGTTGCCGCCTCCCTATGAATACGAGACGCGGCATCTGCCCATCGACATCCTTACAGGAGATTCCAAAATTCGTAAGCTACTGGAAGATGGAATACCGATTTTATCTTTGGAACAGACATGGATCGAGGAATTGCGTGACTACGAAGCCAAGAGGCGGAAAGTTCTGCTTTATGGAAAGGGACCTAACGGCCACCCATGTTTAGATTGGTCAACTTTCTAA
- the nadE gene encoding NAD(+) synthase, protein MRQEENQTDTLAQLVAWIEESVRNAPAQGVVLGISGGIDSAVCAALAKKALGDQVLGLLLPCHTLPEDLEDARNVCRHLNLCCEEINLTKVFDQLAQTLGSQDPKLLGNLKARLRMAVLYHKAAERNYLVMGTSNRSEWEVGYFTKYGDGAADILPIVHLLKKDVQKLARELKLPRSILSKPPSAGLWPGQTDEGELGFTYKQLDSFLSGRERSVPQSVRKRIEELRAQTAHKRRPPLRFLQQDWTISPETESPTGAGEPSPVDKSVEALTVISRAITSDQYLEDILRLIVMVTAEVMNSSVCSLWLLDEHERVLRLRATQAINPEYVKDRVLKVGEGVVGKVVVENKPHVALNVLEDPYFKEKELARRLGLVSMISIPMRVKDRVIGVINCYTSHPHRFTALETNLLTAVANQAAVAIENTELMVKTKIIQEELEKRKIIEKAKDILISRLHLSGEEAYRWLQKKSMDTRKSMREVAEAVLLTLES, encoded by the coding sequence ATGAGGCAGGAAGAAAATCAGACCGATACTTTAGCGCAGCTCGTTGCGTGGATCGAAGAAAGTGTTCGAAACGCGCCGGCGCAAGGCGTCGTCCTCGGCATAAGTGGTGGCATCGACTCCGCCGTCTGTGCGGCCTTGGCGAAAAAAGCCCTGGGAGACCAAGTGCTCGGCCTTCTTCTTCCCTGCCATACCCTTCCCGAAGACCTTGAGGACGCACGAAACGTCTGCCGACATCTGAACCTGTGCTGCGAAGAAATCAACCTGACAAAGGTCTTCGATCAACTGGCCCAGACACTTGGATCCCAAGATCCTAAACTCCTGGGAAACCTCAAGGCACGACTACGCATGGCGGTGCTTTATCATAAGGCTGCCGAACGGAACTATTTGGTCATGGGCACCAGTAATCGCAGTGAGTGGGAGGTAGGTTATTTCACCAAGTACGGCGATGGAGCCGCAGATATTCTGCCCATCGTTCATCTGCTAAAAAAAGACGTCCAAAAACTGGCTCGTGAACTGAAACTTCCCAGGTCCATTCTTTCCAAACCGCCTTCTGCCGGGTTGTGGCCCGGACAAACGGACGAAGGCGAATTGGGCTTCACTTATAAGCAGCTTGATAGCTTTCTAAGCGGGCGGGAACGTTCGGTGCCGCAGAGCGTTCGAAAACGCATTGAAGAGCTTCGTGCGCAAACAGCGCACAAAAGACGCCCCCCACTGCGATTTCTTCAGCAAGATTGGACAATCTCCCCTGAAACGGAATCCCCTACGGGGGCGGGGGAGCCTAGTCCAGTGGATAAGAGTGTCGAGGCCTTGACAGTCATAAGCAGGGCGATCACTTCGGATCAGTACCTTGAAGACATTCTTCGGCTGATCGTCATGGTCACCGCTGAGGTCATGAATTCCAGTGTTTGTTCGCTGTGGCTTTTGGATGAGCACGAACGTGTGTTAAGGCTTCGCGCCACGCAGGCCATCAACCCTGAGTATGTCAAAGACCGCGTGCTTAAGGTGGGTGAAGGAGTGGTGGGCAAGGTGGTGGTTGAAAACAAACCCCACGTGGCCCTCAATGTTCTAGAAGATCCCTACTTCAAAGAAAAGGAACTGGCAAGGCGTCTCGGTCTGGTATCCATGATCAGCATTCCCATGCGTGTGAAAGACCGCGTTATTGGGGTCATCAACTGTTATACCTCTCACCCGCATCGTTTCACCGCATTGGAGACAAACCTTCTCACCGCTGTGGCGAATCAGGCCGCGGTAGCCATCGAAAACACGGAGCTGATGGTCAAAACCAAAATCATTCAAGAAGAATTGGAAAAACGCAAAATCATCGAAAAGGCAAAGGACATTCTCATATCACGCTTACATTTAAGCGGCGAAGAAGCTTATCGCTGGCTTCAGAAAAAGAGCATGGATACGCGAAAATCCATGAGGGAAGTGGCCGAAGCGGTTCTGCTTACTTTAGAAAGTTGA
- the lepB gene encoding signal peptidase I translates to MSFFSKSESSRAQKKSTLREYTEAILIAVLLALFIRAFVVQAFKIPSGSMMTTLLIGDHILVSKFRYGIKLPLMDKNLVEWDHPRRGDIIVFKYPQDPSKDFIKRVIGSPGDIVLIKDKTVFINEKRLDEPYARFTDTRVLPAALSPRDNLGPIVVPERSFFVLGDNRDESYDSRFWGFVNAEAVKGKAFVIYWSWNKDGQWTLDPKGFFVRWNRLGHLVR, encoded by the coding sequence TTGAGTTTTTTTTCTAAATCAGAATCGTCAAGAGCCCAAAAAAAGAGCACCCTTCGTGAATACACTGAAGCCATCCTGATCGCGGTGCTTCTGGCTCTTTTCATTAGGGCTTTCGTCGTGCAAGCTTTTAAGATTCCTTCGGGTTCCATGATGACCACTCTGCTCATCGGAGACCATATCCTCGTGAGCAAGTTTCGTTACGGCATCAAGCTGCCCTTGATGGACAAAAACCTCGTGGAGTGGGATCATCCCCGCCGTGGGGATATCATCGTTTTCAAGTACCCGCAGGATCCGAGTAAAGATTTCATTAAACGCGTTATCGGATCACCTGGGGATATTGTCCTCATAAAGGACAAAACCGTTTTTATCAACGAAAAACGTTTGGATGAGCCTTACGCTCGCTTCACGGACACGAGAGTGCTCCCGGCGGCTTTAAGTCCGCGCGACAATCTCGGGCCGATTGTTGTTCCCGAACGTAGTTTCTTCGTTCTGGGGGACAATCGAGACGAAAGCTATGACAGTCGTTTTTGGGGCTTTGTGAATGCCGAAGCGGTCAAGGGCAAAGCCTTCGTGATCTACTGGTCTTGGAACAAGGATGGGCAGTGGACCTTGGATCCAAAGGGATTTTTCGTCCGTTGGAATCGATTGGGACATCTTGTCCGCTAG
- the pilM gene encoding type IV pilus assembly protein PilM translates to MFRKRKDLVGVDVGSYAVKMVQISEGKTGHKLENLGMALVPHEAVLEGRIERPEIVADILRKLAKNLKIKPGPIAASVSGYEVMIRKIEMPTMTEQELSARLRQEIAQYVPYQLDEVNVDYEILDVSKGRAKFMDVLLVAAKKEAVASYASMLRTAGFEPVIIDVDYFALSNAFEATYGVFAEENIALMDIGASKTTMTIVQTGRPLFTRDMTFGGHSMTHRIATELEIPLENAERIKLGLGADSVDRTRLEKAFVETLTEWTTDIKRALDFFFTHIPEAKLHKLFLSGGSARIPGLEKFLEAELGIPTQVCNPLQHLEVDAGRFDQAYLEQIGPQMTIGLGLALRRAGDK, encoded by the coding sequence ATGTTCCGAAAACGAAAAGATCTGGTCGGCGTCGATGTGGGGTCGTATGCGGTCAAGATGGTGCAGATCAGTGAGGGGAAAACCGGGCATAAACTGGAAAATCTGGGCATGGCCCTGGTGCCCCACGAAGCCGTCCTGGAAGGGCGTATTGAAAGGCCCGAAATTGTTGCAGACATTCTGCGAAAATTGGCCAAGAATCTGAAAATCAAGCCGGGTCCCATTGCTGCTTCTGTATCGGGCTATGAGGTCATGATCAGGAAGATTGAAATGCCTACCATGACAGAACAAGAACTGAGCGCTCGGCTTCGCCAAGAAATCGCCCAGTATGTGCCCTATCAATTGGACGAAGTGAATGTGGATTACGAGATTCTGGATGTGTCCAAGGGGCGTGCCAAGTTTATGGATGTGCTTCTCGTGGCGGCCAAAAAGGAGGCTGTGGCGTCCTATGCGAGCATGCTACGCACGGCCGGGTTTGAGCCCGTGATCATTGATGTGGACTATTTTGCCCTAAGTAATGCCTTTGAAGCGACCTACGGGGTTTTTGCGGAAGAAAACATAGCCTTGATGGATATTGGGGCTTCCAAGACCACCATGACCATTGTCCAGACGGGACGGCCCCTTTTTACCAGGGACATGACCTTCGGCGGCCACAGTATGACTCACCGAATCGCCACGGAGCTTGAAATTCCGTTGGAAAACGCCGAGAGAATCAAGTTGGGGCTTGGCGCGGACAGTGTGGATCGAACCCGTCTTGAAAAAGCCTTTGTGGAAACGTTGACCGAATGGACGACGGATATCAAAAGGGCCCTGGACTTTTTCTTCACACATATTCCCGAAGCCAAATTGCACAAGCTTTTCCTTAGCGGTGGGTCGGCGAGAATTCCCGGCCTGGAAAAATTCCTGGAAGCCGAACTCGGTATTCCCACCCAGGTATGCAATCCCTTGCAGCATCTTGAGGTGGATGCGGGACGTTTTGATCAGGCATATCTGGAACAGATCGGCCCTCAGATGACCATCGGCCTCGGACTCGCACTCAGGAGAGCAGGGGACAAATGA
- a CDS encoding PilN domain-containing protein — MIRINLLPAEKKPVRSTARQYLLLYVLCVAVTGAAIGFVWYNQAGNIEKLQRRESELKAEAAKYAKYEKVLQDLTKQKELIQKKKEVIQGLERDRDKMARVLALLSLWVPADKVWFETVTVTGDKVDVAGIALSDESVAEFMRNLEQSPFVVRGSVILAYSKQTSLGDRKLRDYRLTWSLVPYSRVKESLAQKDQGQGSAESPGTSPQPTPQEKPQG, encoded by the coding sequence ATGATCCGCATCAACCTTCTGCCTGCGGAAAAAAAGCCGGTTCGAAGCACCGCACGTCAATACCTTCTCCTTTATGTCTTGTGTGTGGCTGTGACGGGGGCGGCTATCGGTTTCGTGTGGTACAATCAAGCAGGAAATATTGAAAAGTTGCAACGCCGAGAATCGGAACTCAAGGCGGAAGCCGCCAAGTACGCCAAATACGAAAAAGTTCTTCAAGACCTCACAAAACAAAAAGAACTTATTCAGAAGAAAAAGGAAGTCATTCAAGGCCTCGAAAGGGACAGGGACAAGATGGCTCGAGTCCTTGCCCTTTTAAGCCTGTGGGTCCCCGCGGACAAAGTCTGGTTTGAGACGGTCACCGTCACCGGTGATAAGGTCGATGTGGCTGGGATCGCTCTAAGCGACGAGAGCGTTGCGGAATTTATGAGAAACCTCGAGCAATCTCCCTTTGTAGTGCGCGGCAGCGTCATTTTGGCCTATTCAAAGCAGACGTCCTTGGGAGACCGAAAGCTCAGGGATTATCGGTTGACCTGGTCTCTGGTTCCCTATTCTCGCGTCAAGGAATCCTTGGCGCAAAAAGACCAAGGACAGGGAAGCGCGGAATCCCCAGGGACGTCTCCTCAGCCGACGCCACAGGAAAAACCTCAAGGCTGA
- the pilO gene encoding type 4a pilus biogenesis protein PilO: MKKISLPIEAIEAKVDELPVVQRILVLVITVLVLAAAFYYFKYDPQQKQIQQLRSSIQSQETRIATLKKYAAEAEKLTQEVQKAEEELAAMLKLLPDQREIPALLETVSQIGAQEGLENLLFQPLPEVPHEFHATIPVRLDLVGRYHQLGLFLDRISRLGRIIQVDNLALKRRSDSSVQVSCNFATYRFLEEHERKKPEPKKK; the protein is encoded by the coding sequence ATGAAAAAGATCTCTCTTCCCATAGAGGCCATTGAGGCGAAGGTTGACGAACTGCCTGTGGTCCAGCGGATCCTGGTGCTCGTTATCACGGTGTTGGTTCTGGCGGCGGCCTTTTATTATTTCAAATACGATCCTCAACAAAAGCAGATTCAGCAACTTCGCTCCAGTATTCAAAGCCAGGAGACACGAATCGCCACGTTAAAGAAATACGCTGCAGAAGCCGAAAAATTGACACAAGAAGTGCAAAAAGCCGAGGAAGAACTCGCCGCCATGCTCAAACTGCTTCCCGACCAGAGAGAGATTCCGGCGCTGCTGGAGACCGTGTCCCAAATCGGGGCCCAGGAGGGACTGGAAAATTTACTGTTTCAGCCTCTTCCCGAAGTCCCTCATGAATTTCACGCAACGATACCGGTGCGCTTAGATCTGGTGGGGCGCTACCATCAACTGGGGTTGTTTCTGGACAGGATCAGTCGTTTGGGGCGCATTATTCAGGTGGACAATTTGGCCTTGAAAAGGCGCAGCGATTCCTCGGTGCAGGTTTCGTGTAACTTTGCAACGTACCGCTTCTTAGAGGAACATGAAAGAAAGAAGCCGGAACCCAAGAAGAAATGA
- the pilQ gene encoding type IV pilus secretin PilQ produces MKLWNWPKILIASATASMAVTVLLMSWAVAQAPPAEGRVKVFGVQAKDFPDRTEVMVITDRPPFQYRALRQGDRSFQIIMQGVVTSLGSGSVPTASKRVGSMRVTMDDLGSFTIFGRMASEIERLESSAEEGRLVVRVYPREGRETRSLEASPGLVPKERETISTKDLKEPSDFTPNMAKPEPGEAIVGKSYQGKPISLDLQDADLTNVLRLLADVSGMNIVVEPDVSGKVTLKVENIPWDQVLDMVLMMNRLGREEVGGVIRIAKEDKLKQEMREREERIKAEQQLLKAKKDLGDLDTAYLQINYSDPSEIAAKISEIKSADGKISVDQRTGTILYTDYPARIAAAKGIIRRLDIPTKQVLIEARIVQLSTKASRDLGVQWGFSLNKTTDHQINTSYAVNHPVSGSSTASLAIGKLVGTTLWNLDVRLLAAEQAGKGKIISAPRVLTMNHVKATISQGTQIPYQAQSEDGISTEFKDATLELAVTPHVTADGRVRLQIQAKKEAPNYALVIPGQPPAIDSRKVDTELLVDDGATVVIGGIMEESESDSESRTPGVHKVPVLGHLFKSKSVSTEKNELLIFINPQIVDLPRGTVQAGS; encoded by the coding sequence ATGAAGCTTTGGAATTGGCCCAAAATTCTCATCGCGAGCGCCACGGCGTCGATGGCGGTCACCGTGCTCCTGATGTCCTGGGCGGTGGCACAAGCTCCGCCGGCCGAGGGCCGTGTGAAGGTCTTCGGGGTTCAAGCCAAAGATTTTCCTGACCGCACAGAGGTCATGGTGATCACGGACAGGCCTCCTTTTCAGTACCGAGCCTTGCGGCAGGGGGACAGAAGTTTTCAAATTATTATGCAGGGAGTGGTCACCTCGCTGGGATCAGGCTCCGTGCCCACAGCGTCTAAGCGCGTCGGTTCCATGAGAGTGACAATGGACGATTTGGGGAGTTTTACGATTTTCGGCCGGATGGCTTCGGAAATCGAAAGGCTGGAAAGTTCCGCCGAAGAAGGCCGTTTGGTGGTCCGCGTGTATCCTCGAGAGGGCCGAGAAACAAGATCGTTGGAAGCATCTCCCGGTCTGGTTCCTAAAGAACGAGAAACCATCTCCACCAAGGATCTCAAAGAGCCCTCGGATTTCACCCCTAACATGGCTAAACCCGAACCAGGTGAAGCGATCGTCGGGAAAAGTTATCAAGGCAAACCTATCAGCCTGGATCTGCAAGATGCGGACTTGACCAATGTGCTCAGGCTTTTGGCCGATGTAAGCGGCATGAATATTGTCGTGGAGCCCGATGTGAGCGGCAAGGTGACCCTGAAGGTGGAAAACATTCCATGGGACCAGGTTTTGGATATGGTCTTGATGATGAACCGACTGGGTCGTGAAGAAGTAGGCGGCGTCATACGCATCGCCAAGGAGGACAAGCTCAAGCAGGAGATGAGAGAGCGGGAGGAACGCATCAAGGCGGAACAGCAATTGTTGAAAGCGAAAAAGGATTTGGGGGACTTGGACACGGCTTACCTCCAGATCAACTATTCCGATCCAAGTGAGATTGCTGCCAAGATTTCCGAAATCAAGAGTGCGGACGGGAAGATCAGTGTCGATCAGCGCACGGGAACGATCTTGTACACCGATTATCCAGCCCGCATTGCTGCAGCTAAGGGGATTATCAGACGTCTTGACATACCTACGAAACAAGTGCTTATAGAAGCGCGGATCGTGCAGCTGAGCACCAAGGCCTCAAGGGATTTGGGCGTGCAGTGGGGATTTTCTTTGAACAAAACGACGGATCATCAGATCAATACGAGCTACGCCGTGAACCATCCTGTTTCCGGGTCATCCACAGCGAGCCTCGCGATCGGAAAACTTGTGGGTACCACCCTGTGGAACTTAGATGTACGTCTTCTCGCGGCAGAACAAGCGGGAAAAGGAAAAATCATTTCGGCTCCTCGCGTTTTGACCATGAACCACGTGAAAGCCACCATCTCTCAAGGCACCCAGATTCCTTATCAGGCCCAGAGCGAAGACGGCATTTCAACCGAGTTTAAAGATGCGACCTTGGAACTTGCCGTCACGCCTCACGTGACCGCGGATGGGCGAGTTCGGCTGCAGATTCAGGCGAAAAAAGAGGCTCCCAATTACGCTCTGGTGATTCCGGGTCAGCCCCCGGCCATCGATAGCCGCAAGGTGGACACGGAACTCCTTGTGGATGACGGCGCGACGGTGGTCATTGGAGGCATCATGGAAGAAAGCGAATCCGATTCGGAGAGCCGAACGCCCGGCGTGCACAAGGTACCAGTGCTGGGTCATTTGTTTAAGTCCAAGTCTGTGAGTACGGAAAAGAACGAACTGTTGATTTTTATCAACCCGCAGATTGTCGATCTTCCCAGAGGCACGGTTCAAGCCGGATCCTAG